Proteins from a single region of Dyadobacter fanqingshengii:
- a CDS encoding dihydroorotase: MTTLIVNAQVVNENEINEFDVIIENGHIQRIGKDLQHVATDRVIDAKGQYLMPGIIDDQVHFREPGLTYKANIYTESKAAVAGGVTSFMEMPNTVPNALTQDLLADKYKIGAETSLANYSFFMGASNDNYEEVMRTNPAEVCGIKIFMGSSTGNMLVDAPDVLEKIFSNAPTIIATHCEDEPTVRQRMEHFKEKYGENVPYNIHALIRNEEACLKSSTFASGLAHKHGTRLHILHISTGDEVVLFEPGIRKNGQILLRDGTPKLVTAEACVHHLWFDAEDYHTLGNKIKCNPAIKAPHHKEVILQAVLDNRIDVIATDHAPHTIEEKAQGYWQAPSGLPLVQHTLNVMLELNKAGKISIERIVEKMSHTVADLFQISKRGYIREGYWADLILVDTNAQTRVEASNLYSKCGWSPFEGVNFQSSVTHTFVSGNLVYENGKFNETQKGQRLLFSR, from the coding sequence ATGACCACGCTGATCGTAAATGCACAAGTAGTAAATGAGAATGAGATCAATGAGTTTGACGTAATAATTGAAAATGGTCACATTCAAAGGATCGGAAAAGATTTACAGCATGTCGCAACGGATCGCGTGATTGATGCAAAAGGGCAATATCTGATGCCTGGCATCATTGATGACCAGGTTCATTTCCGCGAGCCGGGGCTTACCTATAAAGCGAATATTTACACAGAGTCAAAAGCAGCCGTTGCTGGCGGTGTCACGTCATTCATGGAAATGCCGAACACGGTTCCTAACGCGCTTACGCAGGATCTTTTGGCAGATAAATACAAAATCGGTGCTGAGACGTCATTGGCGAATTATTCCTTCTTCATGGGCGCTTCCAATGATAACTACGAGGAAGTGATGAGGACGAATCCGGCCGAAGTTTGTGGAATCAAGATTTTTATGGGTTCCTCAACGGGCAATATGCTGGTGGATGCGCCGGATGTTTTGGAAAAAATATTTTCAAACGCGCCTACGATTATCGCCACACATTGCGAAGACGAGCCGACAGTTCGCCAGCGGATGGAGCATTTCAAGGAAAAATATGGGGAGAATGTGCCTTATAACATTCACGCATTGATCAGGAATGAAGAAGCTTGCTTGAAATCATCCACATTTGCGAGCGGACTTGCGCATAAGCATGGCACAAGATTGCACATTCTTCACATCTCGACGGGCGATGAAGTCGTACTTTTTGAGCCGGGAATTCGAAAAAATGGACAGATTTTGTTGCGTGACGGAACGCCAAAATTAGTAACTGCCGAAGCTTGCGTTCACCATTTGTGGTTTGATGCAGAGGATTACCATACGCTGGGCAATAAGATCAAGTGCAACCCTGCCATCAAAGCGCCGCATCATAAGGAGGTAATTTTACAAGCCGTGCTGGACAACCGCATTGACGTGATTGCAACAGATCACGCGCCCCACACGATTGAAGAAAAAGCGCAGGGTTACTGGCAAGCACCATCGGGATTGCCATTGGTGCAGCACACATTAAATGTAATGTTGGAATTAAATAAAGCAGGAAAAATTTCAATCGAAAGAATTGTTGAAAAAATGAGCCACACTGTCGCCGACTTATTTCAAATCAGCAAACGGGGTTATATACGTGAAGGTTATTGGGCAGATTTAATATTGGTTGATACAAATGCGCAAACCAGAGTCGAAGCTTCCAATCTTTATTCGAAATGCGGCTGGTCGCCGTTTGAGGGAGTGAATTTTCAATCCAGTGTGACGCATACCTTCGTGTCAGGAAACCTGGTATATGAAAACGGGAAATTCAATGAAACGCAGAAGGGGCAGCGGTTACTTTTTAGCCGCTAG
- a CDS encoding (deoxy)nucleoside triphosphate pyrophosphohydrolase — protein MIEVLVSEKLVVRVPCAVIEHNGKVLAGQRSAALSFPLQWEFPGGKLEKGETDEEALAREIKEELDVEIEILNKLPETSKDQGWREIILVPFVCNLKTLNITLSEHEQILWLTPGQLPTLDWTEADLNVIENYYEYLAAKK, from the coding sequence ATGATTGAAGTGCTTGTTTCCGAAAAATTGGTTGTGAGGGTGCCCTGTGCTGTCATTGAACATAACGGAAAAGTATTAGCTGGACAACGTAGCGCTGCATTATCATTCCCTTTGCAGTGGGAGTTCCCCGGCGGTAAACTTGAAAAAGGAGAAACAGACGAAGAAGCACTCGCACGCGAAATAAAGGAAGAGCTTGACGTTGAAATTGAAATTCTAAATAAACTTCCTGAAACTTCAAAAGACCAGGGCTGGCGCGAAATCATTCTCGTCCCTTTCGTTTGCAATCTCAAAACGCTCAACATTACGTTATCCGAGCACGAGCAGATCTTATGGCTTACGCCCGGGCAATTGCCAACATTGGATTGGACCGAAGCTGACCTGAATGTGATTGAAAACTACTACGAATATCTAGCGGCTAAAAAGTAA
- the ruvB gene encoding Holliday junction branch migration DNA helicase RuvB — MRQDYLSGDKENLSNTEKEIERALRPLTFDDFTGQDKILENLKIFVQAARQRGDALDHVLLHGPPGLGKTTLSNIVANELGAGIKITSGPVLDKPSDLAGLLTNLQEHDVLFIDEIHRLNPIVEEYLYSAMEDYKIDIMLDSGPNARSIQIGLNPFTLIGATTRAGMLTSPLRARFGINARLEYYDAQLLTTILKRSAAILGTPLADDAAFEIARRSRGTPRIANNLLRRTRDFAQVKGNGKVTVEIAEIALLALDVDQNGLDEMDNRILSTIIQKFKGGPVGLSTIATACGEEAETIEEVYEPFLIKEGYMKRTSRGREVTEKAYKHLGILPTYRSGELF; from the coding sequence ATGCGTCAGGATTATTTGTCCGGAGATAAAGAAAATCTTTCCAATACTGAAAAAGAAATTGAGCGGGCATTGCGCCCGCTTACTTTTGACGACTTCACGGGTCAGGACAAAATACTGGAAAACCTTAAAATATTTGTGCAAGCAGCGCGCCAACGTGGGGATGCGCTGGATCACGTCTTACTGCACGGCCCCCCGGGACTGGGGAAAACAACATTATCCAACATTGTAGCCAATGAACTTGGCGCTGGAATTAAGATCACTTCCGGCCCGGTTTTGGACAAACCAAGCGATCTTGCTGGCTTGCTGACGAACTTGCAGGAGCACGATGTTTTGTTTATCGACGAAATTCACCGCTTAAATCCCATTGTTGAGGAATATCTCTATTCAGCGATGGAGGATTATAAAATTGACATTATGCTGGATAGCGGCCCCAATGCCCGCAGCATTCAGATTGGATTAAATCCCTTTACATTAATTGGCGCAACAACGCGTGCCGGCATGCTAACATCGCCGCTACGCGCAAGATTTGGCATTAATGCGCGTCTGGAATATTACGATGCGCAATTGTTAACCACTATTTTAAAACGCTCAGCCGCCATTCTCGGCACTCCGCTGGCAGACGATGCAGCATTTGAAATTGCCCGCCGCAGTCGCGGAACACCTCGTATTGCAAACAATCTTTTGCGCCGGACACGTGACTTTGCCCAAGTGAAGGGCAATGGCAAAGTGACGGTCGAAATCGCCGAAATTGCATTGCTTGCATTGGATGTAGACCAGAACGGGCTCGATGAAATGGACAATCGCATATTGTCGACGATCATTCAAAAATTCAAAGGCGGACCAGTCGGACTTTCCACGATTGCTACTGCCTGCGGCGAGGAAGCCGAAACGATCGAGGAAGTTTATGAGCCTTTCCTGATTAAGGAAGGATATATGAAACGAACTTCGCGCGGTCGGGAGGTTACGGAGAAGGCTTACAAGCACTTAGGGATTTTGCCGACGTATCGATCAGGAGAACTTTTTTAA